A DNA window from Acetilactobacillus jinshanensis contains the following coding sequences:
- a CDS encoding YczE/YyaS/YitT family protein has product MDNVLNPQKSKDNLLGKSLKAIVSLLGVVLIGLGATFLKMGHVGLDPFTALNIGMSNHLGMALGTYQLSVNIIIFIFVLLLDRKQIGIGTFFNMVLVGYEIQWFSAIYSAHVAEGLHIPLIIVDALVGIALFTLGTSLYMSVDLGVAPYDAIAPIIVERSKHAKYQWVRSSQDILFMIAGVLAGGISSGSVGIMTIVVAFFAGPLINFWNLHISRDLVDQINRFSHQDRKINAWVTGLVHAGKYGAILTRSAYRHTSFVQQHMSGYTDAEIREMIHRTRNSLRRNAMVRHAIDRRYDSLLMEAGRRNIKVR; this is encoded by the coding sequence ATGGACAATGTATTAAATCCCCAAAAGAGTAAAGATAACCTCTTAGGCAAATCGCTTAAGGCCATCGTATCTTTACTTGGTGTAGTATTAATCGGTTTAGGCGCCACCTTTCTAAAGATGGGCCACGTTGGTTTGGATCCGTTCACGGCTTTAAATATTGGAATGTCCAATCATTTAGGCATGGCTTTAGGAACCTATCAATTATCAGTTAATATTATCATTTTTATTTTCGTTCTACTTTTAGATCGTAAGCAAATCGGAATTGGTACCTTCTTTAACATGGTACTAGTTGGTTATGAAATTCAATGGTTTTCAGCTATTTATAGTGCTCACGTTGCCGAAGGATTGCACATTCCTTTAATTATCGTTGATGCATTAGTTGGAATCGCATTATTTACATTAGGCACTTCATTATATATGTCAGTTGATTTAGGGGTTGCACCTTACGATGCCATCGCACCCATTATTGTTGAACGTTCTAAACACGCCAAATACCAGTGGGTTCGTAGTTCTCAGGATATTTTATTCATGATTGCGGGTGTCCTCGCTGGTGGAATTTCCAGCGGCTCCGTTGGGATCATGACCATTGTCGTCGCATTCTTTGCGGGTCCGTTGATTAACTTCTGGAACCTGCACATTAGTCGTGATTTAGTTGACCAGATCAACCGCTTTAGTCATCAGGATCGTAAAATCAACGCATGGGTAACAGGACTTGTCCATGCCGGAAAGTATGGTGCTATTTTGACTCGTTCTGCATATCGTCACACCAGTTTTGTTCAGCAGCACATGTCCGGATATACGGATGCTGAAATCCGTGAAATGATTCACCGAACCCGTAATAGTTTACGTCGTAACGCAATGGTTCGTCACGCAATTGATCGTCGTTACGATTCACTGCTAATGGAAGCTGGGCGTCGTAACATTAAAGTTCGTTAA
- a CDS encoding DMT family transporter, translating into MTHKSRMIGWTLAISAAFCWGIQGPISQFLFQDASYSPEWLMGVKDTIAGLLILLFAKSYQRQHIFRIWHDKKHLFMFLCYAILGMAAVQYFYLVLVKASNSATGTILQNLGTVLIMLVTIAIYHWFPTVCEWIALIASIIGTWMLITKGDMTKLSISKEALIIGVLLIIAATLHTMLPVPLLRHYPTSILVGWAMLLGGIIFSFIHPFWVDAPKLTFGTFMGVAFIVVFSTILAFMFFISSLKYITPTVAGMLDTFEPLSATVGMIMFLGTPFNGAEIIGGILILSVVFILAADPAKHQN; encoded by the coding sequence TTGACTCATAAATCGCGTATGATTGGCTGGACACTGGCCATTTCAGCTGCGTTCTGCTGGGGGATCCAGGGACCCATCTCACAATTTCTTTTTCAGGATGCTTCCTATTCTCCAGAATGGCTAATGGGCGTTAAAGATACCATTGCCGGCCTTTTAATTTTACTGTTCGCGAAGAGTTATCAACGTCAGCATATCTTTCGGATTTGGCATGATAAAAAACATCTTTTTATGTTTCTATGCTACGCCATTTTAGGCATGGCGGCCGTTCAATATTTTTATTTAGTCTTGGTTAAAGCTAGTAACAGTGCGACTGGAACCATTTTACAGAATTTAGGGACAGTCTTGATTATGCTAGTAACGATTGCCATTTACCACTGGTTCCCAACCGTGTGTGAATGGATCGCTTTAATCGCGTCGATCATCGGGACCTGGATGTTGATCACTAAGGGTGACATGACCAAATTATCGATCAGTAAAGAAGCCTTAATCATTGGTGTCCTTCTGATCATTGCGGCAACGTTACACACCATGCTGCCAGTTCCATTACTTCGTCATTATCCCACATCAATCTTGGTTGGCTGGGCCATGTTACTCGGTGGCATTATCTTTAGTTTTATCCACCCGTTCTGGGTCGACGCCCCGAAGTTGACCTTTGGGACCTTCATGGGCGTTGCCTTTATCGTTGTCTTTAGTACCATTTTGGCGTTCATGTTCTTTATCTCGAGTTTAAAATACATTACACCGACCGTTGCCGGGATGCTGGATACTTTTGAACCGTTATCGGCAACCGTCGGAATGATCATGTTTCTTGGAACGCCGTTTAACGGTGCTGAAATTATCGGTGGAATTTTAATTTTAAGCGTTGTCTTTATTTTGGCTGCCGATCCTGCTAAACATCAAAATTAA